The DNA segment CCCAATCCAGAATTGTGGGGACATTTCAAGTGCGGAACGATTTGACTCAGAGTCTGttcacacctgccattaacagagcttttggtgatcggatcacgtCCGGGTTGCACCAAGACGCACTGTGATTGGATTCTGTTTGGGGAATGTGTACGGGTTGGGAAATTGGCGATCTAAATTGGGAGGAAAATGGGGAATAAAATCAGATCAGAATTAGTATTAAAAACTAattcaatattttaaaaaaatagttattttgaaCAATATCTAAGAATATCTATCTCTATCCGAGAGCAGATCTCATGTACCACAGTTTCTTCATTTCACTTGCATGAGCTCAGCTTTCTTTACCAGGTTGAGAATCTACATTATGATATTTCAGAGTGGTCGAGATTCTGTTTACTTTAGATTTAGGTTCCCATTCTGTACATAATGATTTTACATATGTTTAAGTGAGGGCAAAGCCTTAAATAAATGACTTAACAAGTGAACATCAATAATGGAACAGGCCCCAGGCTGCCGTGCACACAGTTCTGCCTCCACTTTGCCTGGTTTAACCTGGATACTGAGAGGCCTTGTCTGCATTACCGTTGCTTTTCCCTGATCTGCAGGAGTGTGAGAACCCAGCGGTATGTGCGTCCACACAGAACTGCGCAGAGGAGAGGAACGCACTAAAGAACAAAGGGAGGCCGGCGGGCAAAAGGTACACACTCCTAGGAAGAGGCCAAGGTTTATCTCTCgctagtgttgtttttttgttttttttttgctgacctttttttgtttctcttcAGTCTGAAAGTAATTGCTTTGCTTGTTGAGAAGTGGAGAGTGAAATGAAGCCCTGCAGATAATCATGTTCCCCACAGGACCACATCTTCCCCTCTCAGCCCCATTTTCAGCCTCTCGAGAGCTAAACTTATTGAAGTTTGTGTATGAACTGGTCTATATTTAGCTACTGAGAGCTTTAGCACTGCTCCACTGAAGCCGTGATGGTGGGTTTGATATGCTGCTCTCCAGAGAGACGAGCGGCAGTGTTGCTAAAtgctacatttttattacagacCACTAGGGACGCACCAAACCCACTCTCTTAATCTTCCAATACGAATACCTGTTCTCAGGGGATGGGAGGATTCTGAGTGCCAGTCGATGTGCTGAGTAAAGCCAATGTGGCCCCCATTTCCACTGCAGCTGCACATGCAAATATAGAGCATTTGATACTGTGATTGTAATCAAAGTTAATCAATATTAAGACTTAAGCTACATTTAATAAGGATAATATAACAAACAATGTAAGTGTCTAGCAAGACGTTGTGGCACAGACCGTATTGGGGGCAGAAgttgttcattatagaggttaactggtccactgtGGGGcatcgattgctctgtaccacacGCTGGACTCTTCGTTCCCCTCTGGCGTTAATTGCTTTCACTTTCAGTATGGCGGCTTTAGGCCATTCCAAAAAGCTTGCagtttccgagatgctaccatCCTTCACCCTGTACCCTATTATCACGCCCTTTTACGACAGTGTGCATAACATAGTGGGATAATAATTCATCCCAAGCCAgggatggtcataatattccTATATGgcttacttatttatattttaattaaataaataaattatttatttttattttatttatatttattttatttaatattttatattaatatctttatttaaaaaaatctctaGGGGGGGGGAATAAAAGAAATACAATTATTGTTTTCAAACCAACAAATTAACAAGCTAAAAAttaaatatgattattattattattattattataactaataataatgataacagcAATGTAATAAAACAGGACATAAACTAAAGTGGTGCACAGCATCTCATTATTATCGTAACACATAAATAGCTTTGTAAAATCTGCTTGTTgtacaatatttttttaaataatgaatctaaaattatttaatcatttaatactGACTATATAAATGTGATATGGACACTTAAGACCTTTATTATAGATAAGGTTTATAAGAGACAGTAGctaaactaataaaatatttttatttatgtttttatagcTTGTAAAATATCTGACAGTTGCTTATCTTAATGCAGCTCATGATGCTCCATCACAGTGAGACACTACAGTCATGGCTGCTGATCCGTTTTCTGATAAAAGCTGCCAGACtatgttttattcatacatATAACTGACTGTAATTGCTCTTTTTCATGAATAGTAAGACATGCAGGATTGGGGGTCGCTTTCACACTGCAAGGCGGACCCTGTTTGGCTGTGGTGCGGGATGATGGCAGGTGGCTGTGTGGAAGTGAGGCTGGCGTGTTTCTTTAGCGCTGCAGAGTGTGTCTTAACACCCCTGCACTCCTCCAGTCTGCTGAGCAGGAAACCGCCTCCTCTCAACGTAAAGCTAGAGATTAAGCTGTTTACAGCTACTGTAAAGGATTTCCCTCTCTGATACCTAAACACTTGGTTTGGGGCTGAAGAGAAAATGTGCTTTGctgtgagcattgctgtgaggatttgattgcattcagtgacaaaagcattagtgagctcaggatgttggataatcaccaaaCTGCTTCATCCCCAATTTCCCAACACATCTCATCATccatcaccatccatcattccagagaaaacagttcttccacagctcaatgctggggggctttacacccctctagcccatacctgacattagacatggtgccaattcTATTGTCCTaccagtcctattctattggtagtattTCTCTAcataaaagtagctgaatgcattcattggagggggtgtccacaaatatttggacacctgttgtATTACAACCTGAACTAAAGCCATGTGTGTTTTGCAGGGACAGAAGCAGGAGGACCACCACTGGGAAAAGCTCTGTAGCCAATGGGATTCAGAGAGCACCTGCAGTACAGATGATGAACCAGGCCATGTGTAAGAGTAAGTAAGGGTGTGGGTATGGGTgtgggggggaaggggggtgCACAACATACTACATATTACGAGAGAACCtagcgtgtgtgtatatagagcTGTAATGCTGTCTGGTGAGGACTGATTGCTTTATCTGTATGCTAATGTAATTTTGCATCTGGCAAAGCTGAATAAGGAGCTGTGAATAAGGGTTCTGTGAGAAATTGCTGCAGCTGGGGTATAAGAGGTAGTACAGCTGTTCAGGGATGCATTGtgtaagcctgtgtgtgtgtgtggtggtgtttCACTGAAGCTACAGGCAGGGACACATATGGAGAAACCTCATCAGAAAGCTCCAACTCTGTGCCGTCCAGCCCTGTGCACCACCAGCGCAGTCTGGAGACCCAAGGTCAGAGCAGCTTCAGAGTTTTCTCGATGCTGATTGGTGGGCTGTTGTATTGATGGCTCTAACTGCAGATTTGCTTTAACTCTGTGTTTCAGACACTGAGAGTCAGTCGGATAACTCTGCCCAGGAGCCAGCCAACAAACCCCATCCTTCCAAGGGCGTTGGAAGGAAAGCGGTTGCCATGGTGAACCCCCTGGTGGCGGACCTGGAACGGTCCTGTCCGGTCGTCCCCCGCTCCTCAGCTGTGGTGGAGCTGGCTCTGAGCTCCTGCCTCCCCTACGCCCTGCAGTACAGCCCCGCTCACAGAGACGCAGGCAAGCCTGGAGAGAACAAGCTGACAATCACCATCCCTCTGACCGAGCAGGAGCACAGGTCCACCCGGCCGGCCACCGGCGACCCACCGGAGACCCCCGCCGCACCCCAGCCACAGCAGCTCCCCATGGGGGCCATCAGTGTGCTTGCACCCACACAGAGCCCCCTACAGCCCGCTTGCCCAGAGCCGCCTCAGGCTCCACCCACCATCGCTTCTCCTGCAGGGAAGGTCAAGACCCCTGGCCAGCCCCTGCCCCCTCATGCTTCGCCCTGCCAAACAGCCGGCCCTGGCCCACTGCCGCCTGCCTCCCTCACCCACAGCACGGCTCAGAACGAGACGCCCACGTCTTACATTAACAGTGTGTACGTAGTCTGGTTTCTGTTACCAGCCAATCAAACGGTTGGgcctacaccgatcagccataacattaacaccacctccttgtttctacagtCACTGTCCATTATAACTCCACTGACcacataggagcactgtgtagttctgtaattccagGCTGTATTCATCTGATTCTCTGCAGACTGTTGGCcatcattcacactgttcttcaatgctcaggactccacagcactgaccaccacagagcagaaaatattatttgggtggtgggtcaatTCAAGTGGTGGGTCTGGTACAAGTGGATCTGTGTCTAATGGAGAgtagacagtgagtggacagacagtgtttaaacactccagcagcactgctgtgtctgatccactcgtaccaccagcgcaacacacactactaacacactctcagctaccaccatgtcagtcagtgtcactgcagtgctgagaatgctgacccaccacccagatactacctacctgctctgtggtggtcagtcctgtggggtcctgatcattggagaacagggtgaaaggaggctgataacagagaaacagatggacacagCCTGGAGttacagaactacacagtgctcctagatagtaagtggagctgatctgACTGACAGAGAGTGTAGAAAcgaggaggtggttttaataaagtggcagGTTTGTCCTGTAATCAACATAATCATTAGCATCACTGCATCACAGGGATcaatatctctctttctctctttctctctctctctctctctctctctctctctaacagcAATGCATGCTCCGGACCAggcacccccctccctcctcagacacacacacaacccagcgtccagcagcagcagacaagCTGCAACGCCTGTGGTTGCCGTGGCAGCTGCGGAGGAAGCGGAGCCCACCAGTCTGCCAGTCAGTCTCCCAACTTCTTCCTGCCTCCCCACACAGCCCGCCAGATGTTCGGCCCACCGCCTCCATTTTTCCACCTTGCTCCATCGCTGTGCAGCACCACCTTCCCCAGCCAGGCTCACCAGAGCAACGGGACGCACCACCTGCCCTTCTACGCCCATGCCTCACCCACCGCTGCCTTTGCAAGCTCTGCCCTCCTCCACGCCCATTCGGACCACCTCCTGGCCACCCAGTCAGGATACGCCCTGCCCCAGCTCGGGCCGTTCGGCCGCCTCTACCCGCCCCTCTTCCCCCCGGTGGGCGTGGTGCCCGGGGCGGCCGGGCTGAAGAAGGGCGGGACGATGTCCTGCTACAACTGCGGCATGAGCGGCCACTACGCACAGGAATGCAAGCAGCCGTCCATGGACGCTGGGCAGCCAGGTAACGGCAGGGTCAGGAGGTGATGGCAGGCTGGTGGTGTTTTAGCCAGGGGTGCGTTGGAGCAGGTCTTGCAATCTACATATCTATAGACATTATAACAGTGTGATTCATTACTGTAATGATCCTTCAGGAGGTGACTGAGGTAGGGCTGCAGCTAGTGAGTGTTTCTACAGCTGATTAGGCTTTCAGCAGTTAGTCGACCacttgcctttactaaagaacccttgaagtgCCTGAttgttagcatcattagcctagcatctctcattCTAAACAAAAGCAGCACACTCCAGATACCACACATGCCCGGACTGATTGACTGCACGAGAAATCTAATGTAGCGGCTTTAACTGTTGCAGTTTAAGTGCCTTTAAATTGGGTTTGACTttgacacagcacacacacacacttgcagcgcgcacacacacagttttctgATCTTTTTACACACATTTCTTACAGGAATGCAGTGTATTGCAACCTGTCAGAATGACTGCACGGCCCTCTGGGATGGGAACTTTTTATTTAGAGCTTTTTAAAGCAATTCCCAAAAGAATAAATTGAGCCATAAAGGAGTTTTCTATAATTCACATCATCAGTTACTGGCTTTTTACACTAGTTGCTGCAGCCCTGGATTCAGTGTACTGGTAAATTCAGATTTCACCATAATTGTTTGCTTATTTCAGTACAGttctaaaatatttataaaatattttctgaTTTCACAAACATAACCACAGAGACAGatgaaaaacaaagcaaaacaaaatgtattatatatatttatatattattttatatattatatatatatataatattaaataatttagaaATAGCCCAACTAttgatttttaatatttataatatttttaatatttatttatctttataatattgaatatttaatCAGTCAAATCAGTAATAATTGGTACGACTGAAGCGTCACCTTCAGACTCCTCACTGTAGGCACTCCTAACCATTCCTCTGAGCCATTACACTGACTCCCCCTCccctccgtgtgtgtgtgtgttcgtacgtgtgtgtgtgtgtgtgttcgtacgtgtgtgtgtgtgttcgtacgtgtgtgtgtgtgtgttttcaggtggCTTCCGGCTTAAGTATGTTGCCCCGCACTCCGCGGAAGCTCTAGACAAAGCTGATTGACAGCAGAGGACCAAGGAAGCACTCAGTTTCACTCCCTCCATCTGCTCCCTGTGCTAAAGCCTCCAGAGCCGCCCCCCGCCcatcccaccccacccctcctcCATTAAAGCGATGGGAATCTTTCTGTGCTGTTTGAATCGGCTGGAGTTCAGGACTCACTGCGGCTGCCGTGAACAAacctctgtctgtttgtttgtagaTTCTTTTCCCCTCAGATTCTCCAGTATAATCTGCCATTCCTGACACTGAAGGCGTACGCCAAAGGACACTCGGGCTTCTGTGTGAAGGTTTAGTTTGGAGGTTTGGACGCTGAGAGGGTTTAGTTTAAATGATGCTTCCACGTTTCAGTTAGTCaggatttgtttgtttgtttgtttttcaactGGGATCCTCACATTTCAGCCAGGAGCAGCAGGGAGGAGGAATTGTGAATCTTAACTCGAGTACTTAATCGCCTCTCCTTTTGGTTTTGGGCACGGACTCGTTTTATGGAAGCTTGAGGACGTTTCAGACGTTTTTATACCCTCGCTTGAGCAGCTACGagcttttgatttgatttaagggttttggttTGGAGACCGGTGAAGATTTTCTTTTCTGATTGAAgtcaagagaaaaaaaacactcaataaaacgtttctgtatgttttttttgtttggttttttttaatataataatttacgtatttttttgggggggggaatGTAAACTGCATCACTAGTCCAGATGTACtgtgaaaaggaaaaaaaaaatcatgctttGTTCATTTTGTTCAGTTTCTGCTGCTGGTTTGCCCTGTTTTCTTTGGTTTCAGACTCGATGCACTAAAACTATTGTTCTCAGaagatgtgtgtctgtgtgtgtgtgtgtctgtgtgtgaatgaaAGGTGTGTAAGTGCACTGATGTATAGCAGACTTTTGCCGGCTGCTCACTGCCTCCCAAGTCGTGTGGAACCTATGTCgcttctgaccaccagatggcgccAAAACTCTGCATGCTATTCTCTGCTGGGCCATGCTGGGCTGGGCCGTTCTGTGCTGGGCTGGGCCGTGCATGAGTACAAGCTGAATTTCgccacctccatcagcagcaccACAACAACGGATACTAAGCAAGCGTGCATCTTCACATCGGGACAGGCGACACACCGTGCTTGTAAAGTattttttcatttcaaacaaggttcttctgtctgtatatcctctctaactctctc comes from the Salminus brasiliensis chromosome 23, fSalBra1.hap2, whole genome shotgun sequence genome and includes:
- the zcchc2 gene encoding zinc finger CCHC domain-containing protein 2 isoform X6, which codes for MLRMRLPARAAEEGGDSPGDGERREGGERGSSCPFGSAFSSAACNGSEEPGRSRSRPPLPLDKEAVFEWFGLRLSPAKRVEFMCGLLHMCQPLELRFLGSCLEDLARKDFHVLRDFEARANSPSDLALLTDVADPVVLSRLLVCLSLLGSKNRECAGILYRTLSHMDVLHSRSCGLPFSGLHAGQSSCEGGLEEEEEVEEEVEEEAEEQPVTLEQLALLFTMASLHPAFTFHQREVVRAQVERVEALMEERRRRRRRKSSKAQTLQNEFSRPDYLCSHAEGRRTWPPCPGPVQHLSNMPPRQGTSSQLHPSPTSSVVHIEKIVLKEISLGGDCRQYSFEVKWSDSSSTAVTKSHRELQDFLLKLCKDQSTTGLEQGIVSLLTQAEGEHRDLERTLREMFLSVPQEFLQLCQVSGFFLPDVSSLHCSHYVDAYGVSCSRNLTHSVRSAGHGKQQAEVSQWRSGHSELNGEVKGRRRSSQQCGVEPQQECENPAVCASTQNCAEERNALKNKGRPAGKRDRSRRTTTGKSSVANGIQRAPAVQMMNQAMCKTTGRDTYGETSSESSNSVPSSPVHHQRSLETQDTESQSDNSAQEPANKPHPSKGVGRKAVAMVNPLVADLERSCPVVPRSSAVVELALSSCLPYALQYSPAHRDAGKPGENKLTITIPLTEQEHRSTRPATGDPPETPAAPQPQQLPMGAISVLAPTQSPLQPACPEPPQAPPTIASPAGKVKTPGQPLPPHASPCQTAGPGPLPPASLTHSTAQNETPTSYINSVNACSGPGTPLPPQTHTQPSVQQQQTSCNACGCRGSCGGSGAHQSASQSPNFFLPPHTARQMFGPPPPFFHLAPSLCSTTFPSQAHQSNGTHHLPFYAHASPTAAFASSALLHAHSDHLLATQSGYALPQLGPFGRLYPPLFPPVGVVPGAAGLKKGGTMSCYNCGMSGHYAQECKQPSMDAGQPGGFRLKYVAPHSAEALDKAD